The Caldilineales bacterium genome has a window encoding:
- the panC gene encoding pantoate--beta-alanine ligase, producing the protein MELLTTTPAMQSRRREIAGAVGVVPTMGYLHAGHTSLARRARAENDFVIATIFVNPSQFGPNEDLAAYPRDLPRDLALLEAEGVDLVFAPDSPAQIYPPGYQTWIDLSDLPARLEGAQRPGHFRGVATVVAKIFNLTRPRRAYFGQKDAQQCAVIRRMALDLNFDLEVVICPTVREPHGLAMSSRNAYLTADERARAGVLFRALSAAQAAYQAGERDAGLLRQMMSDILAAEPLARPDYVSVADLDTLAEIDGALPGPALASLAVRFGRARLIDNLTLKP; encoded by the coding sequence ATGGAACTCCTCACCACCACCCCCGCCATGCAGTCGCGCCGGCGGGAGATTGCCGGCGCGGTCGGCGTCGTGCCGACGATGGGCTATCTGCACGCCGGCCACACCTCGCTGGCCCGCCGCGCCCGGGCCGAAAACGACTTTGTGATCGCCACCATCTTTGTCAACCCCAGCCAGTTCGGGCCGAACGAAGACCTGGCCGCCTACCCGCGCGACCTGCCCCGCGACCTGGCCCTGCTCGAAGCCGAGGGCGTCGATCTCGTCTTCGCGCCCGATTCCCCCGCCCAGATCTACCCGCCCGGCTATCAGACCTGGATCGACCTCAGCGACCTGCCCGCGCGGCTGGAGGGCGCGCAACGGCCGGGGCATTTCCGCGGGGTGGCCACCGTCGTCGCCAAGATCTTCAACCTCACCCGGCCCAGGCGCGCCTATTTCGGCCAGAAAGACGCCCAGCAGTGCGCCGTCATCCGGCGGATGGCGCTGGACCTCAACTTCGACCTCGAAGTCGTCATCTGCCCGACGGTGCGCGAGCCGCACGGCCTGGCCATGAGCTCGCGCAATGCCTATCTGACCGCCGACGAGCGCGCCCGCGCCGGCGTGCTGTTCCGCGCCCTCAGCGCCGCCCAGGCTGCCTACCAGGCGGGCGAGCGAGATGCAGGGCTGCTGCGCCAGATGATGAGCGACATCCTGGCCGCCGAGCCGTTGGCCCGCCCCGACTACGTCAGCGTCGCCGACCTGGACACCCTGGCCGAGATCGACGGCGCCCTCCCCGGCCCGGCCCTGGCTTCGTTGGCGGTGCGTTTTGGCCGGGCGCGGCTGATCGATAACTTGACCCTCAAACCCTAA